One segment of Acidobacteriota bacterium DNA contains the following:
- a CDS encoding M23 family metallopeptidase, whose protein sequence is MKPFQPHRKPAIPKRFPPLVLWALPLGAFLLWCLISLWLGRWEGQPPEVSLDRDFNALGENPSLVLEVEDAQSGLKQLSAVLEVGNQSFTLVDRSYPGPWLLFFQRSGAQSSARFDLGEMMAASHQIREAPAQLSITARDHSYRRFFGGNRARLQRDFTFDIRPPTVQPLSGQHYITQGGSACILYRVGEDTEVSGVRVGPDFFPGYAADPDGDKQVRFCIFGYRYNLEPNPEIRLVAEDAAGNRSEARFQYKLFPRKFRQRTIRLSPAFLQQVVPAILNQNPELSSQGDLVKDFLQINDGLRHANHETIKQLSSQSEPRFLWTEAFAQLSRSKVESLFADHRTYLYEGREIDRQDHVGFDLSVVKHYAIEASNDGVVRYADLLGIYGNTILLDHGCGLFSLYGHLSSIAVEAGDRVGKGQVLGRSGATGLAAGDHLHFGLFLHGIPVNPTEWWDPKWVRERVLDRIGEHRGGSVTAGS, encoded by the coding sequence GTGAAACCATTTCAACCCCACCGCAAGCCGGCTATTCCCAAGCGCTTTCCGCCACTGGTCCTATGGGCCTTGCCGCTGGGAGCCTTCCTGCTCTGGTGCCTGATCTCTCTTTGGCTGGGCCGCTGGGAGGGACAGCCGCCCGAGGTGAGCCTGGACCGCGACTTTAACGCCCTGGGAGAGAACCCCTCTCTGGTGCTCGAGGTCGAGGACGCCCAGTCCGGACTGAAGCAGCTCTCGGCAGTGCTGGAGGTGGGGAACCAGTCCTTTACGCTGGTCGACCGGAGCTACCCGGGGCCGTGGCTGCTCTTCTTCCAGCGGAGCGGCGCTCAATCCTCGGCTCGCTTCGACCTGGGCGAGATGATGGCCGCCAGCCACCAGATCCGGGAAGCCCCCGCGCAACTGTCGATCACCGCCCGCGACCACTCCTACCGCCGGTTCTTCGGCGGCAACCGGGCTCGGCTGCAGCGGGATTTCACCTTCGACATCCGTCCCCCCACCGTCCAGCCGCTGTCCGGACAGCATTACATTACTCAAGGGGGCTCGGCCTGCATTCTCTACCGGGTGGGAGAAGACACCGAGGTCTCCGGGGTTCGGGTGGGTCCCGACTTCTTTCCCGGATACGCGGCCGACCCCGACGGAGACAAGCAGGTTCGATTCTGCATTTTCGGCTATCGCTACAATCTGGAACCTAATCCGGAAATCAGGCTGGTGGCCGAAGACGCGGCCGGGAATCGGTCGGAGGCCCGCTTCCAGTACAAACTCTTTCCCAGAAAGTTCCGGCAGCGAACCATCCGGCTCAGCCCGGCATTCCTGCAACAGGTAGTTCCGGCGATCCTGAATCAGAACCCGGAGCTCTCCAGCCAGGGTGACCTGGTGAAGGACTTCCTCCAGATCAACGACGGTCTCCGGCACGCCAACCACGAGACCATCAAGCAGCTGTCGAGCCAGTCCGAGCCGCGGTTCCTCTGGACCGAAGCCTTTGCCCAGCTCAGCCGATCCAAGGTGGAGTCGCTCTTCGCCGATCACCGCACCTACCTCTATGAGGGCCGGGAGATCGACCGCCAGGACCACGTCGGCTTCGACCTGTCGGTGGTCAAGCACTACGCCATCGAAGCCTCCAACGACGGCGTGGTGCGCTACGCGGACCTGCTGGGAATCTATGGGAACACCATACTGTTGGACCACGGCTGCGGGCTGTTCTCCCTCTACGGACACCTCAGCTCCATCGCCGTAGAGGCCGGCGACCGGGTCGGCAAGGGCCAGGTGCTGGGCCGCAGCGGCGCCACCGGCCTGGCGGCCGGCGACCATCTCCATTTCGGTCTCTTCCTGCACGGAATCCCCGTAAATCCCACCGAGTGGTGGGACCCCAAGTGGGTTCGGGAGCGCGTCCTGGACAGAATTGGGGAGCACCGGGGCGGAAGCGTGACTGCCGGGTCCTGA